The proteins below come from a single Prochlorococcus marinus str. MIT 9215 genomic window:
- the rlmN gene encoding 23S rRNA (adenine(2503)-C(2))-methyltransferase RlmN, which produces MKNLLGSSVKDLENVALEYGQAAFRGRQIHNWIYNYRNKKKSIDQIEALPLDFRKKLKDDGFKLSELSVQERNLANDGTLKLLLSANDNESIECVGIPTEKRLTACLSSQVGCPMDCKFCATGKEGLKRSLKASEILDQILFIENEMNRKVTNIVFMGMGEPLLNIDDLLVSIRSINKDFQISQRKITVSTVAVPKMINKLSAKSFQILGNCQFTLAISLHASNQKIRETIIPSAKNYEIENIIEDCKQYVRDTGRRVSFEYLMLSGVNDKLEHANELSNLLRGFQCHVNLIQYNQIDEVEFQRTSLKSLQSFQSRLSHNGIAVSLRKSRGLDKNAACGQLRQNANHQ; this is translated from the coding sequence TTGAAAAATCTTCTTGGAAGTAGTGTTAAAGATTTAGAAAATGTGGCTTTAGAGTATGGTCAAGCTGCTTTTAGGGGGCGTCAAATACATAATTGGATTTATAACTATAGAAATAAGAAGAAAAGTATTGATCAAATAGAAGCCTTACCTTTAGATTTTAGAAAGAAGTTAAAAGATGATGGTTTTAAATTAAGTGAGCTAAGTGTTCAGGAAAGAAACTTGGCCAACGATGGTACTCTAAAGTTGTTACTGTCTGCAAACGATAATGAAAGTATTGAGTGCGTTGGTATACCAACTGAAAAAAGACTAACTGCTTGTCTCTCTAGTCAAGTTGGTTGCCCAATGGACTGCAAATTTTGCGCAACTGGTAAGGAAGGTTTGAAGAGATCTTTAAAAGCAAGTGAAATTTTAGATCAAATTTTATTTATCGAAAATGAGATGAATAGAAAAGTGACCAATATTGTTTTCATGGGTATGGGTGAGCCTTTATTAAATATTGATGATTTGCTCGTGTCAATTAGATCTATAAATAAGGATTTTCAAATTAGCCAGAGAAAGATAACTGTAAGCACTGTCGCTGTACCAAAAATGATAAATAAATTATCAGCAAAGTCTTTTCAAATATTAGGTAATTGTCAATTTACATTAGCAATAAGTTTACATGCCTCAAACCAAAAAATAAGAGAAACAATCATACCAAGTGCAAAAAACTACGAGATCGAGAATATTATTGAAGACTGTAAGCAATACGTAAGAGATACTGGTCGGAGGGTAAGTTTTGAATATTTAATGCTAAGTGGGGTTAATGATAAATTAGAACATGCTAATGAATTAAGTAATTTGCTGAGAGGGTTTCAATGTCACGTAAATTTAATACAGTACAACCAAATTGATGAGGTTGAATTTCAAAGAACTTCTCTCAAAAGTCTGCAATCATTTCAATCAAGACTTTCTCATAATGGCATCGCTGTCAGCTTGCGAAAAAGCAGAGGTCTCGATAAAAATGCTGCATGTGGTCAGTTAAGACAAAATGCAAATCATCAATAA
- a CDS encoding DNA-directed RNA polymerase subunit beta', producing MTSSKPKKTSRVRKTTKNSKKNNPVTMPVLPKTPPSFKNKVVDKKALKNLVSWAYKTHGTAITSAMADNLKDLGFKYATQAAVSISVDDLKVPEAKQDLIGQAEEQISATEECYRLGEITEVERHTKVIDTWTETNERLVDAVKNNFNQNDPLNSVWMMANSGARGNMSQVRQLVGMRGLMANPQGEIIDLPIRTNFREGLTVTEYVISSYGARKGLVDTALRTADSGYLTRRLVDVAQDVIVREEDCGTELSIVVEAEDGKFGARLLGRLTAEDIFDAEENIVVSQNTAIDPSLSEEIEKASINKVKIRSPLTCEANRSVCRRCYGWALAHNHLVDLGEAVGIIAAQSIGEPGTQLTMRTFHTGGVSTAESGVVRSRISGKVEFSSKAKVRGYRTPHGVEAKQAEVDFTLKIVPQSNNSGKAQKIEVSSGSLLFVDDGEEINSDITVAQITAGAVKKSVEKATKDVICDLAGQVRYDKVIQPKEVTDRQGNITLKAQRLGRLWVLAGDVYNLPPNARPVISSGKNVDEGTVLAEASQSSEFGGQVRLRESIGDSREVQIVTTSMSLTNFKLIEESTHSGQIYNLESSDGTSYRLNISPGSKINSGEVIADLTDERFRTKTGGLIKYAPGLSVKKARSSKNGFEVSQGGTLLWIPQETHEINKDISLLMIEDMKWIEAGTEVVKDIFSQTSGIVTVTQKNDILREITVRNGNFYECDDEEVLNRFTEEGNLVNPGEKILDGVDNTEILFVQKLETSKCRGLLLRTVEEFTIPDQAELPQLSHVKQEKGPHLGLKAIQRLTYKDGELIKSVEGVELLRTHLSIESFDATPQMTIDVESIKDDKDESINRLNLVILESILVRRDTVSDASHGSTHTELQVNNNQLVKAGDVIATTQILCKEKGLVQLPNVVDDEPIRRLIVEREQDKIKVKISDKAVVKVGDRVVDGDPITKTVKSTSCGEIEEISNSSVTLRLGRPYMVSPDSVLHVKDGDLVLRGDGLALLVFERQKTGDIVQGLPRIEELLEARRPRDSATLCKKSGIVQIKKGNDEESVSLSVIEKDDLVNEYQLLIGKNIMVSDGQQVTGGESLTDGPINPHELLDCYFNDLKDQKPLIDAARESISKLQRSMVSEVQNVYKSQGVAIDDKHIEVIVRQMTSKVRIEDAGDTTLLPGELIELRQVEDTNQAMAITGGAPAEFTPVLLGITKASLNTDSFISAASFQETTRVLTEAAIEGKSDWLRGLKENVIIGRLIPAGTGFSGFVEELSSEAGPHPDILAEESGGYRRAQNLRPDYTVDMPQSPAVSSTAILDDPSDEDLETTRNRHGIDPSSSNFAAFARPNAENQFSEDQLPDPAALEGLQEEGLLSDE from the coding sequence ATGACTTCATCTAAACCAAAAAAAACATCCAGAGTACGTAAAACTACAAAAAACTCAAAAAAGAATAATCCAGTTACAATGCCTGTTCTCCCCAAAACGCCGCCATCATTTAAGAATAAGGTAGTTGATAAGAAAGCCTTAAAAAATTTGGTATCTTGGGCTTATAAAACTCATGGCACTGCTATAACTTCAGCCATGGCAGATAATCTAAAGGATTTAGGGTTTAAATATGCTACCCAGGCTGCTGTCTCTATCTCAGTAGATGACTTAAAAGTTCCCGAAGCTAAACAAGATTTAATAGGACAAGCTGAAGAGCAAATATCTGCTACAGAAGAGTGCTATAGACTTGGTGAAATTACCGAAGTAGAAAGGCATACAAAAGTTATAGATACCTGGACTGAAACTAATGAAAGATTAGTAGATGCTGTCAAGAATAATTTCAATCAAAATGATCCTCTAAATTCCGTTTGGATGATGGCTAATTCAGGAGCAAGGGGTAATATGTCTCAGGTAAGACAACTTGTTGGCATGAGGGGATTGATGGCTAATCCTCAAGGAGAAATCATTGACTTGCCAATAAGAACCAATTTCAGAGAAGGACTCACTGTTACTGAATATGTAATTTCTTCTTATGGTGCAAGGAAAGGTTTAGTGGATACTGCCTTAAGAACTGCAGACTCTGGTTATTTGACTCGAAGATTAGTTGATGTTGCCCAAGATGTAATTGTTAGAGAAGAAGATTGCGGCACAGAACTATCAATAGTTGTTGAAGCTGAAGATGGTAAGTTTGGAGCGAGGCTTCTTGGTAGGCTTACCGCTGAGGATATTTTTGATGCTGAAGAAAACATTGTTGTTTCCCAAAACACTGCAATAGATCCTTCATTGTCAGAAGAAATTGAGAAAGCATCTATTAATAAAGTAAAAATAAGATCACCACTAACATGTGAAGCTAATAGATCTGTTTGTCGTAGATGTTACGGGTGGGCGTTGGCTCATAATCATTTGGTTGATTTAGGTGAGGCAGTTGGAATTATTGCTGCTCAATCTATTGGTGAGCCCGGAACTCAATTGACAATGAGAACTTTCCATACTGGAGGTGTATCAACTGCTGAAAGTGGAGTAGTAAGATCAAGAATTTCCGGTAAAGTTGAATTTAGTTCAAAAGCAAAGGTTAGAGGTTATAGAACCCCACATGGCGTAGAAGCAAAACAAGCGGAAGTTGATTTTACACTAAAGATAGTTCCTCAAAGTAATAATTCTGGAAAAGCTCAAAAAATTGAAGTTTCTAGTGGATCTCTTTTGTTTGTAGATGATGGTGAAGAAATTAATTCTGATATAACCGTTGCTCAGATCACTGCTGGAGCCGTGAAAAAGAGTGTTGAAAAAGCAACAAAAGATGTTATCTGTGATTTGGCTGGTCAAGTGAGGTATGACAAGGTTATTCAACCAAAGGAGGTAACAGATAGGCAGGGTAATATTACTTTAAAAGCTCAAAGATTAGGTAGATTGTGGGTCTTAGCTGGTGATGTTTACAACTTACCACCTAATGCAAGACCGGTTATCTCATCTGGAAAAAATGTAGATGAAGGAACTGTTTTAGCAGAAGCAAGTCAATCAAGTGAGTTTGGAGGACAAGTTCGATTGAGAGAATCAATAGGAGATTCAAGAGAAGTTCAGATTGTTACTACTTCAATGTCTTTAACTAATTTTAAATTAATTGAAGAATCTACTCACTCAGGTCAAATATATAATTTGGAATCAAGTGATGGTACATCTTATCGTTTGAATATTTCTCCTGGAAGTAAAATCAATAGTGGTGAGGTAATAGCAGATTTAACTGATGAAAGGTTCCGTACAAAAACTGGTGGTCTAATAAAATATGCACCGGGATTAAGTGTCAAAAAAGCAAGATCATCAAAAAATGGTTTTGAAGTAAGTCAAGGAGGGACATTGCTTTGGATTCCTCAAGAGACGCATGAAATCAATAAGGATATATCTCTCCTTATGATCGAGGATATGAAATGGATTGAAGCTGGAACAGAAGTTGTAAAAGATATTTTTAGTCAAACATCAGGAATTGTTACTGTTACGCAAAAAAATGATATCCTTCGTGAAATAACTGTAAGAAATGGAAATTTTTATGAGTGTGATGATGAAGAAGTTTTGAATAGATTTACAGAAGAAGGAAATCTTGTAAATCCAGGTGAAAAGATTTTAGATGGCGTTGATAATACAGAAATTCTATTCGTTCAAAAATTAGAAACATCAAAATGTCGAGGCTTGTTATTAAGAACTGTTGAAGAATTTACTATTCCTGACCAAGCGGAATTACCTCAACTTTCACATGTTAAGCAGGAAAAAGGACCACACTTAGGCTTAAAAGCCATCCAAAGGCTTACCTATAAAGACGGTGAACTGATCAAATCAGTTGAAGGAGTTGAATTACTTAGAACACATTTAAGCATTGAAAGTTTTGATGCTACTCCTCAAATGACTATTGACGTCGAGTCGATTAAAGATGATAAAGATGAATCAATCAATAGATTAAATTTAGTAATATTGGAATCTATTCTTGTAAGAAGAGATACTGTGTCTGACGCCAGTCATGGCTCTACACATACTGAATTGCAAGTCAATAATAACCAATTAGTAAAAGCAGGAGATGTAATAGCTACTACTCAAATTCTTTGTAAAGAGAAAGGATTGGTTCAATTACCAAATGTTGTTGATGATGAGCCCATAAGAAGGTTAATTGTTGAGAGAGAACAAGATAAAATTAAAGTTAAAATTAGTGATAAAGCAGTTGTTAAAGTTGGTGATCGTGTAGTTGATGGTGATCCTATTACTAAGACTGTAAAATCAACTTCTTGTGGAGAAATAGAAGAAATTTCTAATAGTTCAGTAACCTTAAGACTTGGTAGGCCCTATATGGTTTCTCCTGATTCAGTTTTACATGTTAAAGATGGAGATTTAGTACTTAGGGGTGATGGTTTGGCTTTACTTGTTTTTGAGAGGCAGAAAACTGGAGATATCGTACAAGGATTGCCTCGTATTGAAGAGTTATTAGAAGCTAGGAGACCCAGAGATTCTGCAACTCTATGTAAAAAATCTGGAATTGTTCAGATTAAAAAAGGTAATGATGAAGAATCAGTTTCTTTATCCGTTATTGAAAAAGATGATTTAGTGAATGAATATCAATTACTGATAGGAAAAAATATTATGGTTAGTGATGGACAACAAGTAACAGGTGGAGAATCTTTAACTGATGGTCCAATTAATCCGCATGAACTATTAGATTGTTATTTCAATGATTTAAAAGATCAGAAACCTTTGATAGATGCAGCTCGAGAATCCATATCAAAACTACAAAGAAGTATGGTAAGTGAGGTCCAAAACGTTTATAAGTCGCAGGGTGTAGCAATTGATGATAAGCATATTGAAGTTATCGTTAGACAGATGACAAGTAAAGTCCGTATAGAAGATGCTGGTGATACTACTCTCTTGCCTGGTGAACTCATAGAGTTGAGGCAAGTGGAAGATACAAACCAAGCAATGGCAATTACAGGAGGAGCTCCAGCAGAATTTACTCCTGTTTTGTTGGGTATTACTAAAGCCTCTCTCAATACCGATAGCTTTATCTCAGCAGCATCTTTCCAAGAAACAACAAGGGTTCTTACAGAAGCTGCAATTGAAGGTAAATCTGATTGGTTAAGAGGTTTAAAAGAAAATGTCATCATTGGTAGATTAATACCTGCAGGCACTGGGTTTAGCGGTTTTGTGGAGGAATTATCCTCAGAAGCTGGTCCTCATCCCGATATTCTTGCAGAAGAATCTGGTGGCTATAGAAGAGCACAGAACTTAAGGCCTGATTATACAGTTGATATGCCACAATCACCTGCGGTAAGTTCCACTGCAATACTTGATGATCCTAGTGATGAAGACTTGGAGACAACGAGAAATCGACATGGCATCGATCCTTCTTCGAGTAATTTTGCGGCTTTCGCAAGACCTAATGCTGAAAATCAATTTTCTGAAGATCAATTACCAGATCCTGCCGCATTGGAGGGACTACAGGAGGAGGGCCTTTTGTCTGATGAATAA
- a CDS encoding DNA-directed RNA polymerase subunit gamma, whose product MTNSNLRTENHFDYVKISIASPQRIMDWGQRTLPNGQVVGEVTKPETINYRTLKPEMDGLFCEKIFGPSKDWECHCGKYKRVRHRGIVCERCGVEVTESRVRRHRMGYIKLAAPVSHVWYLKGIPSYVAILLDIPLRDVEQIVYFNCYVVLDPGDHKELKYKQLLTEDEWLEIEDEIYAEDSIIENEPIVGIGAEALKQLLEDLDLNQVAEELREEITNSKGQKRAKLIKRIRVIDNFIATNAKPEWMVLDAIPVIPPDLRPMVQLDGGRFATSDLNDLYRRVINRNNRLARLQEILAPEIIVRNEKRMLQEAVDALIDNGRRGRTVVGANNRALKSLSDIIEGKQGRFRQNLLGKRVDYSGRSVIVVGPKLKMHQCGLPKEMAIELFQPFVIHRLIRQNIVNNIKAAKKLIQKADDEVMQVLQEVIDGHPILLNRAPTLHRLGIQAFEPKLVGGRAIQLHPLVCPAFNADFDGDQMAVHVPLALEAQTEARMLMLASNNILSPATGEPIVTPSQDMVLGSYYLTALQPNYQKPEFGDNKTTFASLEDVIFAFEDKRLSLHEWVWVRFNGEVEDEDEMRSPQKTQELEDGSKLEIWNLRRDRFDSDNNLISRFVLTTVGRVVMNYTIIDSVSKT is encoded by the coding sequence ATGACAAACAGCAACTTAAGAACTGAAAATCACTTTGATTACGTCAAAATTTCAATAGCTTCTCCACAAAGAATAATGGATTGGGGTCAGAGGACATTGCCCAATGGACAAGTAGTTGGTGAAGTTACGAAACCAGAGACTATTAACTACAGGACACTTAAACCGGAAATGGATGGATTGTTTTGCGAAAAGATTTTTGGGCCATCTAAAGATTGGGAATGTCATTGTGGAAAATATAAAAGGGTAAGACATCGCGGCATTGTTTGTGAGAGATGTGGGGTTGAAGTAACTGAAAGTAGAGTTAGAAGACATAGGATGGGTTATATAAAACTAGCTGCGCCAGTTTCCCATGTTTGGTATTTGAAAGGAATCCCTAGTTACGTTGCAATCCTTTTGGATATTCCTCTTAGGGATGTAGAGCAAATAGTTTATTTTAATTGTTATGTTGTTTTAGACCCTGGTGATCATAAAGAACTTAAATATAAGCAATTACTCACTGAGGATGAGTGGCTAGAAATTGAAGATGAAATTTATGCTGAAGATTCAATTATCGAAAATGAACCTATTGTTGGGATTGGTGCCGAGGCACTGAAGCAATTACTTGAGGATCTTGATTTAAATCAGGTTGCTGAGGAGCTTAGAGAAGAAATTACTAATAGCAAAGGGCAAAAGAGGGCAAAACTTATTAAAAGGATAAGAGTTATTGATAATTTCATTGCAACTAATGCAAAACCAGAATGGATGGTATTAGATGCAATCCCAGTTATACCCCCTGATTTGAGACCTATGGTTCAGCTTGATGGGGGAAGATTCGCAACTTCTGATTTAAACGATCTATACAGAAGAGTTATAAATAGAAACAATAGACTAGCTAGGCTTCAAGAAATTTTAGCCCCTGAAATTATCGTAAGAAATGAGAAAAGAATGCTTCAGGAGGCAGTTGATGCTCTTATAGATAATGGAAGGAGAGGTAGGACTGTTGTTGGAGCAAATAATAGAGCTCTTAAGTCCCTAAGTGACATAATTGAAGGGAAACAAGGAAGATTTAGACAGAATCTCCTTGGAAAGCGTGTTGACTATTCAGGAAGATCTGTAATAGTTGTAGGTCCAAAATTAAAAATGCATCAGTGCGGGCTCCCAAAAGAAATGGCGATAGAGCTCTTTCAACCTTTCGTAATACATAGATTAATACGACAAAATATTGTAAATAATATTAAAGCTGCAAAAAAATTAATACAAAAAGCCGATGACGAAGTTATGCAGGTACTTCAGGAAGTTATTGATGGGCATCCAATTCTATTGAATAGAGCCCCTACGCTGCATCGTTTAGGAATTCAAGCTTTTGAACCAAAATTAGTTGGAGGTAGAGCAATACAACTTCATCCTTTAGTTTGTCCTGCATTCAATGCTGACTTCGATGGTGATCAAATGGCAGTTCATGTCCCTCTAGCTTTAGAGGCACAAACTGAAGCACGTATGCTTATGTTGGCCAGTAATAATATTCTTTCCCCTGCTACTGGGGAACCAATCGTTACTCCATCACAAGATATGGTTTTGGGATCTTATTATCTGACCGCTTTGCAACCGAATTATCAAAAACCAGAATTCGGAGATAATAAGACTACTTTCGCTTCATTAGAAGATGTCATTTTTGCTTTTGAAGATAAAAGGCTGAGCCTACATGAATGGGTTTGGGTTAGATTTAATGGAGAAGTTGAGGATGAAGACGAAATGCGTAGTCCACAAAAAACTCAAGAGCTAGAGGATGGCTCAAAATTAGAGATCTGGAATTTAAGAAGAGACAGATTTGACTCTGATAATAATTTAATTAGTAGATTTGTGTTGACAACTGTTGGGAGAGTGGTTATGAACTACACCATCATTGATTCTGTATCTAAAACGTAA
- the rpoB gene encoding DNA-directed RNA polymerase subunit beta, with amino-acid sequence MSSSALQVAKTATYLPDLVEVQRASFKWFLEQGLIEELQNFSPISDYTGKLELHFIGEEYRLKRPRHDVEEAKRRDATFASQMYVTCRLINKETGEIKEQEVFIGELPLMTERGTFIINGAERVIVNQIVRSPGVYFKDELDKNGRRTYNASVIPNRGAWLKFETDKNNLLYVRVDKTRKINAHVLMRAMGLSDNDVVDKLRHPEFYQSSIESANDEGINSEDQALLELYKKLRPGEPPSVSGGQQLLHSRFFDPKRYDLGRVGRYKINKKLRLTVPDDVRTLTHEDVLSTIDYLINLELDIGGASLDDIDHLGNRRVRSVGELLQNQVRVGLNRLERIIKERMTVGETDSLTPAQLVNPKPLVAAIKEFFGSSQLSQFMDQTNPLAELTHKRRISALGPGGLTRERAGFAVRDIHPSHYGRLCPIETPEGPNAGLINSLATHARVNEYGFIETPFWEVNNGKVDKEGNPVYLSADLEDECRVAPGDVATDKEGNIIANLIPVRYRQDFEKVPPHQVDYVQLSPVQVISVATSLIPFLEHDDANRALMGSNMQRQAVPLLRPERPLVGTGLESQVARDSGMVPITKVNGIVSYVDANEIVVKDDHGNEHFHYLQKYQRSNQDTCLNQRPIVKIGDRVISGQVLADGSACEGGEIALGQNVLIAYMPWEGYNYEDAILVSERMVTDDLYTSVHIEKYEIEARQTKLGPEEITREIPNISEESLNNLDEMGIIRIGAFVESGDILVGKVTPKGESDQPPEEKLLRAIFGEKARDVRDNSLRVPKTEKGRVLDVRIYTREQGDELPPGANMVVRVYVAQRRKIQVGDKMAGRHGNKGIISRILPREDMPYLPDGTPVDIVLNPLGVPSRMNVGQVFELLMGWAASNLNCRVKVVPFDEMYGAEKSHQTVQAFLEEASKQPGKAWVYNPDDPGKLLLKDGRTGEPFDQPVAVGYSHFLKLVHLVDDKIHARSTGPYSLVTQQPLGGKAQQGGQRLGEMEVWALEAYGAAYTLQELLTVKSDDMQGRNEALNAIVKGKPIPRPGTPESFKVLMRELQSLGLDIGVYTDEGKEVDLMQDINPRRNTPSRPTYESLGTSEYEED; translated from the coding sequence ATGAGCAGTAGCGCTTTACAGGTAGCAAAAACAGCTACTTATCTACCAGATTTAGTTGAAGTACAAAGAGCAAGCTTTAAATGGTTTTTGGAACAGGGTTTAATAGAAGAACTACAAAATTTTTCGCCCATTTCTGATTACACAGGTAAATTAGAATTACATTTTATCGGCGAAGAGTACAGGTTAAAAAGACCAAGGCATGATGTTGAAGAAGCCAAAAGAAGAGATGCCACATTTGCATCTCAAATGTATGTAACTTGCAGGTTGATTAATAAAGAGACAGGGGAAATTAAAGAACAAGAAGTATTTATTGGCGAATTACCATTAATGACTGAAAGAGGGACCTTCATAATCAATGGAGCCGAAAGAGTTATTGTTAATCAAATTGTTCGAAGTCCAGGAGTATATTTTAAAGATGAACTGGATAAAAATGGTCGAAGGACTTACAACGCTAGCGTAATCCCAAATAGAGGTGCGTGGTTAAAATTTGAGACTGACAAAAATAATTTACTTTATGTAAGAGTTGACAAAACTAGAAAAATAAATGCTCATGTTCTAATGAGAGCGATGGGTCTTTCAGATAATGATGTGGTCGATAAACTAAGGCATCCTGAGTTTTATCAAAGCTCGATTGAGTCAGCAAATGACGAGGGTATAAATTCAGAAGACCAAGCACTACTTGAACTATACAAGAAGCTTCGTCCTGGTGAACCACCCTCTGTTTCTGGCGGACAACAGCTATTACACAGTAGATTTTTTGATCCCAAAAGATACGACTTAGGACGAGTTGGTAGATATAAAATAAATAAAAAATTGAGACTTACCGTACCAGACGATGTGAGAACACTTACCCATGAAGATGTTCTTTCTACCATTGATTATTTAATTAACCTGGAATTGGATATTGGCGGCGCTAGTTTGGATGATATTGATCACCTTGGTAATCGAAGGGTTAGATCTGTGGGAGAACTTCTTCAAAATCAAGTCAGGGTCGGACTTAATCGTTTAGAGAGGATTATTAAAGAGAGAATGACTGTAGGGGAAACAGATTCCTTAACTCCCGCTCAACTTGTCAATCCAAAACCTTTGGTTGCTGCAATAAAGGAATTTTTTGGCTCCAGCCAATTAAGTCAGTTCATGGATCAAACTAATCCTCTGGCTGAATTAACACATAAGAGAAGAATCTCAGCATTAGGTCCAGGAGGTTTAACCAGAGAAAGAGCAGGCTTTGCTGTAAGAGATATACACCCTTCTCATTATGGAAGATTATGTCCTATTGAGACACCTGAAGGTCCTAATGCAGGACTTATAAACTCTTTAGCAACCCACGCCAGAGTTAATGAGTATGGTTTTATTGAAACACCTTTTTGGGAAGTTAATAACGGTAAAGTTGATAAAGAAGGTAATCCTGTTTATCTTTCTGCTGATTTAGAAGATGAGTGTAGGGTAGCTCCAGGAGACGTAGCAACTGATAAGGAAGGCAATATAATTGCAAATCTAATACCAGTAAGATATCGACAGGATTTTGAAAAAGTCCCTCCTCATCAAGTTGATTATGTTCAGCTTTCTCCGGTTCAGGTAATCTCAGTTGCTACTTCACTTATTCCTTTCTTGGAACATGATGATGCTAACAGAGCACTCATGGGATCAAATATGCAACGCCAAGCCGTTCCATTGCTCAGGCCAGAACGTCCCTTAGTTGGAACAGGTTTAGAATCTCAAGTCGCTAGAGATTCGGGAATGGTTCCTATAACAAAAGTTAATGGAATTGTATCTTACGTAGACGCTAATGAGATTGTCGTTAAAGACGATCACGGTAATGAACATTTTCATTATCTTCAGAAATATCAAAGATCAAATCAAGATACTTGCCTCAATCAAAGACCCATAGTGAAAATTGGCGATAGAGTGATATCTGGTCAGGTTTTAGCAGATGGATCTGCATGTGAAGGAGGGGAAATTGCTCTTGGTCAAAACGTTTTAATTGCTTACATGCCATGGGAGGGTTACAACTATGAAGATGCAATACTAGTCAGCGAGAGGATGGTAACTGATGATTTATATACTTCAGTACATATTGAAAAATATGAAATTGAAGCAAGGCAAACGAAGCTAGGACCTGAAGAAATCACGAGAGAGATTCCCAATATCTCGGAAGAAAGCTTGAATAATCTTGATGAGATGGGAATTATTAGGATTGGTGCTTTCGTCGAGAGTGGAGATATTCTTGTAGGAAAAGTGACCCCAAAAGGGGAATCAGACCAACCGCCTGAAGAAAAACTGTTAAGAGCTATTTTTGGTGAAAAGGCTCGAGATGTAAGAGACAACTCTCTCAGAGTTCCAAAAACTGAAAAAGGAAGGGTTTTAGATGTTCGTATTTATACTAGAGAACAAGGTGATGAATTACCTCCAGGAGCCAACATGGTTGTTAGAGTTTATGTGGCTCAGAGAAGGAAAATTCAAGTAGGCGATAAAATGGCAGGGAGGCATGGAAATAAAGGGATTATTAGTAGAATCTTACCCAGAGAAGATATGCCTTATTTACCTGATGGAACGCCTGTAGACATAGTTCTTAACCCGTTAGGAGTCCCTAGCAGGATGAATGTAGGTCAGGTTTTTGAATTATTGATGGGCTGGGCAGCCTCCAACTTAAATTGCCGAGTTAAAGTTGTTCCATTTGATGAAATGTATGGAGCCGAAAAATCACATCAAACTGTTCAAGCATTTTTAGAGGAAGCTTCAAAACAGCCAGGTAAAGCATGGGTTTACAATCCTGATGATCCTGGAAAGTTATTACTTAAAGATGGTAGAACAGGGGAACCTTTCGATCAGCCAGTTGCTGTAGGGTATTCTCACTTCCTTAAATTAGTCCATTTAGTGGATGATAAAATTCATGCGAGATCTACTGGTCCTTACTCTTTGGTTACTCAGCAACCATTGGGTGGTAAAGCTCAGCAAGGTGGGCAAAGGCTTGGAGAAATGGAAGTATGGGCACTTGAAGCTTATGGAGCCGCCTATACTCTTCAGGAATTATTAACAGTTAAATCTGATGACATGCAAGGAAGAAATGAAGCGCTTAATGCAATTGTAAAAGGTAAGCCGATCCCAAGGCCTGGTACTCCTGAGTCATTTAAAGTTCTTATGAGAGAATTACAATCTCTAGGCTTGGATATAGGGGTATATACAGATGAAGGGAAAGAGGTGGATTTAATGCAAGATATCAATCCGAGAAGAAATACTCCCTCAAGACCGACATACGAGTCTCTTGGAACCTCTGAATACGAGGAAGATTAA